One genomic region from Pigmentibacter ruber encodes:
- a CDS encoding lysoplasmalogenase: protein MNYEHFISSPWIFTSFICFFIYLLSFFKFQIKYSWLFKVCSIVFLGIYSIYHIHSKYIELFYISIFLSALGDFWLGINEKNFFLHGLISFLFAHVCSSIFFFCYYSNNQFFMLTNKIIISLLFLFSIIFYKILSNYLGKLKISVIIYIIGLLSLNISAILSKFSCYELIIGVLLFTLSDSVLAYQKFKYNFKLANQIVWVSYYFAQFLIVFSIKQS from the coding sequence CATTTCATCACCATGGATTTTTACCTCATTTATTTGTTTTTTTATCTACTTACTATCATTCTTTAAATTCCAAATTAAATACTCTTGGTTATTTAAAGTTTGTAGTATCGTTTTTCTTGGAATTTATAGCATTTATCATATACACTCTAAATATATCGAACTCTTTTATATTTCTATATTTTTATCTGCCCTTGGTGACTTTTGGTTAGGTATTAATGAGAAAAATTTTTTTTTACATGGTCTCATAAGTTTTTTATTTGCACATGTCTGTAGTAGTATCTTTTTCTTTTGTTACTATTCAAACAATCAATTTTTTATGTTGACAAATAAAATTATTATATCTTTACTTTTTTTATTTTCAATCATTTTTTATAAAATATTATCTAATTATTTAGGAAAACTAAAAATATCTGTTATAATATACATAATAGGTCTTTTATCACTTAATATTTCTGCTATCCTTTCTAAGTTCTCTTGTTACGAATTAATTATAGGGGTTCTTCTTTTTACACTATCTGATTCAGTATTAGCCTATCAAAAATTTAAATATAATTTTAAATTAGCTAACCAAATTGTTTGGGTGAGTTATTACTTCGCACAATTCCTTATAGTTTTTAGCATAAAACAAAGTTAA